A single window of Debaryomyces hansenii CBS767 chromosome F complete sequence DNA harbors:
- a CDS encoding DEHA2F25806p (similar to uniprot|P38121 Saccharomyces cerevisiae YBL035C POL12 Subunit of the DNA polymerase alpha-primase complex): protein MTVDLGVRKELKGVFGPTEDFNDDVIEKLSTLMQIFNLSSEDLFVHWESFNVTKVQNDLDLTLPNLDLFQEHLQSTLVNASSKATPSIRKVKDLQSSTMRRKPIIRSSADINSSSPANAIPSTPSLKKRKVVEETPAFKTPQLKMESSPINYATANNTFQSPIPEVNNNLQSSPTPLFNKSLKNEESNTVIETLNPDIEELPGYMQLDEDPSTAIKPYRLASNFDASKFKYRTMSMKLLESADVLDDQIDSMTQLFQENQESTDLQFGNPCLCSQFDILCCGRIVPDSPLYDKSGNQALNATTLYLETSRLTGIGQRIPLNMNQLEEYTFFPGQIVCLKGRNPTGQSFIVQEVLPFPELGAPLSNRQELDEYKEMTNDSGLKLFVASGPYSNQHSLNYDRLNALVDRINTEIKPHLVILFGPFIDITNVSVSKGDIELPDEKHQPKDLDEVFRKCITPIIRKVNPRIQVVMIPSLKDSSIKHCSYPQDSFDKKKFGLPKNVKIFPNPSSFSINEVLVGCSNLDIFKDLKDVFKGATDGNSKFLNNRFERIANHVFEQRRYYPVFPGSMKKNMVSKDNDDSATSLHEGLMGEELTDTGIGGSSLEVPYMGLTELGDSLPDILVIPSELKFFVKVIKGVIVINPGSFIRGNRDQTKEDGSYAILNIRSPDTSEGSDNNVEKVDASEDLYYHNVHQRTRVDIYKA from the coding sequence ATGACTGTTGACCTAGGTGTTAGGAAAGAACTAAAGGGGGTATTTGGCCCCACTGAAGACTTTAACGACGATGTAATTGAGAAATTATCTACCTTAATGCAAATCTTTAACTTGAGCTCAGAAGACTTATTTGTTCATTGGGAATCATTTAATGTAACAAAAGTTCAaaatgatttggatttaaCACTCCCTAATCTTGACTTGTTTCAGGAGCATTTACAATCAACTTTAGTGAATGCTTCAAGCAAAGCTACACCATCAATCAGGAAAGTCAAAGATTTGCAATCGAGCACTATGAGAAGAAAACCGATAATAAGATCCAGTGCTGATATCAATAGCTCAAGTCCAGCCAATGCTATTCCTAGTACCCCAAGcttgaagaaaaggaaagtTGTAGAAGAAACACCAGCATTTAAAACTCCACAACTTAAAATGGAATCGTCTCCAATAAACTATGCCACTGCAAACAACACCTTTCAGTCTCCAATCCCAGAAGTTAACAATAACTTGCAGAGTTCACCTACTCCATTGTTTAATAAGCTGttaaagaatgaagaaTCAAACACAGTCATAGAAACGTTAAATccagatattgaagaattaccAGGATATATGCAGCTTGATGAAGATCCATCGACTGCTATAAAACCTTATAGATTAGCATCTAACTTTGATGCATCTAAATTCAAGTATCGTACTATGTCTATGAAGCTATTAGAAAGTGCAGATGTTTTGGACGATCAAATTGACTCGATGACTCAGTTATTTCAAGAGAATCAAGAAAGCACCGACTTACAATTCGGTAATCCATGTTTATGTTCACAATTTGACATTCTTTGCTGTGGTAGAATTGTTCCAGACTCTCCATTGTACGATAAATCAGGAAATCAAGCATTGAATGCTACTACATTATATTTGGAAACTTCTAGATTAACCGGAATAGGGCAGAGGATACCATTGAATATGAATCAATTGGAAGAGTATACATTTTTTCCAGGTCAGATCGTATGCTTGAAAGGAAGAAATCCAACAGGGCAATCATTTATTGTTCAGGAAGTCCTTCCATTCCCCGAATTGGGTGCTCCTCTTTCAAATAGACAAGAGcttgatgaatataaagaaaTGACTAATGATTCGGGTTTAAAATTGTTCGTTGCTTCTGGGCCATATTCTAATCAACACTCATTGAATTATGATAGGTTAAATGCTTTAGTGGATAGAATAAACACAGAAATTAAACCACATTTAGTTATTTTGTTCGGACCctttattgatattacAAACGTATCAGTTAGCAAAGGTGATATTGAACTTCCTGACGAAAAACATCAACCTAAAGATTTGGACGAGGTATTTAGAAAGTGTATTACACCTATAATAAGAAAAGTCAATCCTAGAATACAAGTGGTAATGATTCCATCCTTGAAAGACTCTTCAATTAAACATTGCTCGTATCCACAGGACTCTTTTGACAAGAAAAAGTTTGGTTTGCCAAAAAATGTCAAGATATTTCCAAATCCTTCCAGTTTTTCGATCAACGAAGTATTGGTTGGCTGTTCTAATCTAGATATcttcaaagatttaaaaGATGTCTTCAAAGGAGCGACTGATGGAAATAGCAAGTTCCTTAATAACAGATTTGAGAGAATTGCAAACCATGTATTTGAGCAAAGAAGATACTACCCTGTATTTCCGGGGTctatgaaaaaaaatatggTTTCCAAAGACAATGATGATTCAGCAACACTGTTACATGAAGGCCTTATGGGAGAAGAGCTTACAGATACAGGAATAGGAGGCTCATCTTTGGAAGTACCTTACATGGGATTGACTGAGTTAGGCGATTCCTTACCGGATATACTTGTCATTCCTTCagaattaaaattcttTGTTAAGGTTATAAAAGGTGTTATAGTCATAAACCCTGGTTCTTTTATCAGAGGTAACAGAGATCAAACAAAGGAAGATGGTAGTTATGCTATTCTTAATATTAGATCTCCAGATACATCAGAAGGTTCAGACAATAATGTCGAGAAGGTAGACGCATCAGAAGATCTTTACTATCACAATGTTCATCAAAGAACAAGAGTTGATATTTATAAGGCTTGA
- a CDS encoding DEHA2F25828p (similar to uniprot|Q06683 Saccharomyces cerevisiae YDR332W Hypothetical ORF), whose amino-acid sequence MLNGVAFTQRTSLWSLNVSNSIKSVRLFSLSVIRRAPLKLRDYQVEAIKSVHNAISRGINRSAVVLATGGGKTVVFSHLISQIKPSTPDRGNKTLVLAHKEELVRQAADSIAEINPNLKVDIDMRKLKPSSNADVIVASVPTLIRMSRLSKYDPKEFKTIILDECHHAPANSWSKILQYFEAHTPQSQIYVIGFTATMERSDGKSLAEIFDEIVFERNLLEMVQNKELADVRFSSIDVDVDLTKVATKKNDYEINSLSQAMNDSEVNLLVALSYSQLQKEFNFKSTLIFCVDISHCKTLCGVFQREGINAQYVTGETAKHERQAIIEDFKKGIIEVLCNVQVFTEGTDIPNIDSLFLARPTKSRPLLVQMIGRGLRLHKSKTHCHVVDIAGTRGTGIQSVPTLFSLPPDYLIHGKSYEELVKEKEEYDEDMERLKKQEILERERNCRLEEIATHNKMNELKERSEKVNLKFKTFDGFMALEAHDANEYQTTKNIDVKFRSNRLSWIKLAFDMWGHQLGNNDFFLVKKCHQSKRDDGVYFRLTLNKFTSHQQRMASQYKCGKTTLISEIMVDSNLQSILAKAETLSSQFEKNFFKNFSNSSTVSDKQHTFLNTKLSKRAKSSYEFTPHLHQELNNGLKNFTKERASNLIFALKYSSSALWVKWELQKLLGPDKKSQHALKKIVNTGSSHHILDHESESTRALDSI is encoded by the coding sequence ATGTTAAACGGAGTTGCATTTACCCAAAGAACTAGTCTTTGGTCGTTAAATGTTTCTAATTCTATCAAGAGTGTAAGACTTTTCAGTTTATCAGTTATACGAAGAGCCCCACTAAAGTTACGTGATTATCAAGTTGAAGCCATAAAATCAGTTCATAATGCTATATCAAGAGGTATAAATCGTTCTGCAGTAGTATTAGCAACTGGTGGTGGAAAAACAGTTGTATTTTCCCATTTAATTTCTCAGATAAAGCCATCAACACCCGATAGAGGCAACAAAACATTAGTACTTGCCcataaagaagaattggtCAGACAAGCGGCTGATTCAATTGCTGAGATAAATCCTAATTTGAAAGTTGACATCGACATGAGGAAACTCAAGCCATCTTCTAATGCTGACGTTATTGTTGCATCTGTCCCTACATTAATCAGGATGAGTAGGCTATCCAAATATGATCCAAAAGAGTTTAAGACAATAATACTAGACGAATGCCATCATGCTCCAGCAAATTCGTGGTCGAAGATACtacaatattttgaagcaCATACACCACAACTGCAAATCTATGTTATAGGATTTACTGCTACTATGGAAAGAAGCGATGGAAAATCGTTAGCAGAAATCTTCGATGAAATagtttttgaaagaaatttgtTAGAAATGGTGCAGAATAAGGAATTAGCAGATGTAAGGTTTTCATCCATTGACGTAGACGTTGACTTAACAAAAGTTGcaacaaagaagaatgattatgaaataaatagttTGTCGCAAGCTATGAATGATTCCGAAGTTAATCTTTTGGTCGCTCTATCTTATTCACAGCTACAGAAAGagttcaattttaaatcaaCTTTGATATTTTGTGTTGATATTAGTCATTGTAAAACACTTTGCGGTGTCTTTCAACGAGAAGGAATAAATGCACAATATGTAACAGGAGAAACTGCCAAGCATGAAAGACAAGCtataattgaagatttcaaaaaagGCATAATTGAAGTGTTATGTAATGTTCAAGTTTTTACTGAAGGTACTGATataccaaatattgattctCTATTTTTGGCAAGACCAACAAAATCGAGGCCATTGTTAGTTCAGATGATTGGTAGAGGATTAAGATTACATAAATCGAAGACACACTGTCATGTCGTGGATATTGCTGGAACTCGTGGTACTGGAATTCAATCAGTTCCAACTTTATTTTCTCTACCACCCGATTACCTTATACATGGTAAATCATATGAAGAGTTAGTAAAGGAAAAGGAAGAGTATGATGAAGACATGGAGCGCTTAAAAAAGcaagaaatattagaaagaGAAAGGAATTGTCGTCTTGAAGAAATCGCAACACATAATAAAATGAACGAGTTAAAGGAGAGAAGTGAAAAAGTAAATCTAAAATTCAAGACATTTGATGGTTTTATGGCATTGGAAGCCCACGATGCTAATGAATATCAAACCACCAAAAATATTGACGTCAAATTCAGATCCAATCGTCTTAGTTGGATCAAATTGGCTTTCGATATGTGGGGCCATCAACTTGGcaataatgatttttttctAGTTAAAAAGTGCCATCAATCGAAGAGGGATGATGGGGTATATTTTCGCTTAACATTGAACAAGTTCACTTCTCATCAACAGCGTATGGCCAGTCAATACAAATGTGGGAAGACAACTCTTATATCAGAGATAATGGTGGATCTGAATTTGCAATCCATATTAGCTAAGGCTGAAACTTTAAGTTCTCAATTCGAAAAGAActtcttcaagaatttcagTAACTCGTCCACCGTTTCTGATAAGCAACACACTTTTCTTAATACTAAATTATCGAAACGAGCTAAACTGAGTTACGAGTTTACCCCACATTTACATCAGGAATTAAACAATggcttgaaaaattttacAAAAGAAAGAGCATCTAACCTAATATTTGCCCTTAAATATTCTCTGCTGGCTCTCTGGGTGAAATGGGAACTCCAAAAGTTGTTAGGACCAGATAAAAAGTCCCAACATGCtcttaaaaaaattgtaaatACCGGTAGCTCCCATCATATTTTAGATCACGAATCAGAATCTACAAGAGCATTAGACAGtatataa